In Candidatus Persebacteraceae bacterium Df01, a genomic segment contains:
- a CDS encoding ABC transporter ATP-binding protein, with protein MPENALEISNLSFAYDSRRQILNDISLVIPHGQVVAFMGGSGSGKTTLLRNICGQVKSEGEGEVTLLGRPLTNISRSDMYELRREVGVLFQFGGLFTDLSVFDNVAFPLREHFNLSPSTIHDVVMLKLEGVGLRGSARLFPSELSGGMQRRVALARAVAMDPKLILYDEPFAGLDPISLAITARLIHKLNAALNATSIIVTHDVAESFRIVDYVYLMWQGEIVAQGSPAEMQNSSLPYVRQFVDASTDGPLPFHQPAPPLVQDMGLRSNT; from the coding sequence GTGCCTGAAAATGCCTTGGAAATATCCAATCTATCGTTCGCATACGATTCCCGTCGGCAAATTTTGAACGACATTTCGCTTGTTATCCCGCACGGTCAAGTGGTTGCCTTCATGGGCGGTAGTGGTAGCGGTAAAACCACGCTGTTACGTAACATTTGTGGTCAAGTCAAATCCGAAGGCGAGGGGGAAGTGACACTGCTAGGACGCCCACTCACTAACATCAGTCGTTCTGACATGTACGAATTGCGCCGCGAAGTGGGTGTTCTGTTTCAATTTGGCGGTCTGTTCACCGACCTGTCGGTGTTTGACAATGTAGCTTTTCCGCTACGTGAACACTTTAATTTATCGCCATCAACGATTCACGATGTTGTCATGCTCAAATTAGAAGGCGTTGGCTTACGCGGTTCAGCACGGCTGTTTCCATCAGAATTATCCGGTGGCATGCAACGGCGCGTAGCATTGGCGAGAGCGGTGGCAATGGACCCTAAATTGATTTTGTACGACGAACCCTTTGCCGGACTAGACCCCATTTCTTTAGCGATAACAGCGCGGTTGATTCACAAGCTCAACGCTGCCCTCAATGCCACTTCCATTATCGTCACTCACGATGTAGCAGAGTCGTTTCGTATTGTAGATTACGTGTATCTTATGTGGCAAGGTGAAATTGTCGCCCAAGGTTCGCCAGCTGAAATGCAAAATTCCTCGCTGCCCTATGTGCGCCAATTTGTTGATGCCAGCACTGACGGACCATTGCCGTTTCACCAACCAGCACCGCCACTGGTACAAGACATGGGATTGCGTAGCAACACATGA
- the erpA gene encoding iron-sulfur cluster insertion protein ErpA, with protein MSFPTPKIDNADTDAVSTTPANVAIDVIFTDSAAKKVKALIEEEQNPALMLRVFISGGGCSGFQYGFSFDEECASDDFTVKKNGVTVLVDAMSYQYLIGAEIDYREGLEGSQFVIRNPNVTSTCGCGSSFSA; from the coding sequence ATGTCTTTTCCGACACCTAAAATTGACAATGCCGATACCGATGCTGTCAGCACCACGCCTGCTAATGTTGCCATTGATGTTATCTTTACCGATAGTGCGGCAAAAAAGGTTAAAGCACTTATTGAAGAAGAGCAAAACCCAGCACTCATGTTGCGGGTGTTTATTTCAGGCGGGGGTTGTTCTGGCTTTCAATATGGCTTTAGTTTTGACGAAGAGTGTGCCAGTGATGATTTTACTGTGAAAAAAAATGGTGTCACGGTGCTGGTTGATGCTATGAGTTATCAATATCTTATTGGCGCCGAAATTGACTATCGCGAAGGATTGGAAGGTTCTCAATTTGTTATTCGCAATCCTAACGTAACTTCTACTTGCGGTTGCGGTTCTTCTTTTTCGGCTTGA
- the cyoE gene encoding heme o synthase — protein sequence MISAALLARDFLALTKPRVVALIAFTAAVGSALAMLQHPADPAAVCLTLLGITLVSAAAAACNCMVESYVDSVMKRTRFRPLPAGRINLPEAAGFSILLGISGLWLTVRFGGVLTALMTAATFFGYTVVYTLYLKRATPQNIVIGGASGAMPPLLGWLAVSGTLTFEPLLLFLIIFVWTPPHFWALALYRADDYARAGLPMLPVTHGKRFTATQIVLYGIILLAVSLLPFIAGMSGIIYLSAAAFLGIRFIRLSWRLRQTLADDDGRRLFSYSITYLALLFAAMFVDAFVGATFS from the coding sequence ATGATTTCAGCTGCTCTACTAGCGCGTGATTTTTTGGCTCTCACCAAACCACGAGTAGTAGCACTTATCGCTTTTACTGCTGCCGTCGGCTCGGCACTGGCTATGTTGCAACACCCAGCAGACCCAGCTGCCGTGTGCTTAACGCTACTCGGCATTACGCTAGTATCGGCAGCAGCAGCAGCCTGCAACTGCATGGTGGAAAGCTATGTTGACTCAGTAATGAAACGCACCCGTTTTAGACCGCTGCCGGCAGGGCGTATTAACTTGCCGGAGGCGGCAGGCTTTTCTATACTATTAGGCATATCTGGTTTATGGCTAACAGTACGATTTGGTGGCGTGCTGACGGCGTTGATGACAGCGGCGACCTTTTTCGGTTATACGGTGGTATATACCCTGTATCTCAAGCGCGCAACACCACAAAATATTGTTATCGGCGGCGCGTCCGGTGCCATGCCACCGTTACTCGGCTGGCTGGCGGTGTCGGGAACGTTAACCTTTGAGCCGTTACTCTTGTTTCTCATTATTTTTGTTTGGACACCACCGCATTTCTGGGCATTGGCACTGTATCGCGCTGATGATTATGCCCGTGCCGGTCTTCCCATGCTACCAGTCACGCACGGCAAACGCTTTACCGCCACACAAATTGTGCTCTATGGCATCATCCTGCTCGCAGTATCGCTACTGCCATTTATCGCTGGTATGTCGGGCATAATTTATCTATCTGCCGCCGCATTTTTAGGAATACGTTTTATCCGACTGTCGTGGCGGTTGCGACAAACACTAGCCGACGACGACGGGCGACGCTTGTTTTCGTACTCCATCACCTATTTGGCGTTACTGTTTGCGGCAATGTTTGTAGACGCCTTTGTCGGCGCTACTTTTTCATAA